From the Pseudomonadales bacterium genome, one window contains:
- a CDS encoding YgiQ family radical SAM protein, translating to MQNAKSLFSYRKHWAARFGVTPFLPMSRDEMEQLGWDSCDVILVTGDAYIDHPSFGMALVGRLLEAQGFRVGIIAQPDWHDAEPFRALGRPNLYFGITAGNMDSMVNRYTSDRRRRSDDAYTPGGAPDRRPDRAVIVYAQRCREACAGVPVVLGGIEASLRRIAQYDYWSDKVRRSVLVDSKADILLFGNAERALVELTHRLARGEPIEQITDLRGTAFLRRHGALPPGWSEIDSSLLDAPGRIEPPVDPYAMTPVGGEPACASGEPATAQVIRFEPGKRRLDRDRTVVRLPDFEVVKEDAVLYAHASRTLHLESNPGNARALVQRHGDRDLWLNPPPIPLTTAEMDGVFDLPYARAPHPAYGDARIPAWEMIRFSVNIMRGCFGGCTFCSITEHEGRIIQSRSEASILHEIEEIRDKTPGFTGVISDLGGPTANMYRLQCKDPQIESSCRRLSCVHPGICPNLNTDHTPLIQLYRKARTLPGIKKVLVASGLRYDLAVRSPEYVRELVTHHVGGYLKIAPEHTEPGPLSVMMKPGIGSYEAFREMFERFSREAGKEQYLIPYFIAAHPGTTDEDMLNLALWLKQHNFRLDQVQTFLPTPMALATAMYRSGRNPLKSLKRDERLRIPKGERTRRLHKAFLRYHDAENWPLLREALRRMGRGDLIGNGRHHLVPSWQPAGTGQTPEGARAPRRPASGPSRSPAGRGAGRTLPKRKGRG from the coding sequence ATGCAAAACGCCAAAAGTCTCTTCTCTTACCGTAAACATTGGGCCGCACGCTTCGGTGTCACACCCTTTTTGCCGATGTCCCGTGACGAGATGGAGCAACTCGGCTGGGACAGTTGCGATGTCATTCTGGTCACCGGCGATGCCTACATCGACCACCCCAGCTTCGGCATGGCGCTGGTGGGCCGGCTGCTCGAAGCGCAGGGCTTTCGCGTCGGCATCATCGCCCAGCCCGACTGGCACGATGCCGAGCCGTTCCGCGCGCTGGGCCGGCCCAACCTCTACTTCGGCATCACCGCCGGCAACATGGATTCGATGGTCAACCGCTACACCTCCGACCGTCGCCGCCGTTCCGATGATGCCTACACGCCGGGCGGAGCGCCGGACCGTCGGCCCGACCGGGCGGTGATCGTCTATGCGCAGCGCTGCCGCGAAGCCTGTGCCGGAGTGCCGGTGGTGCTCGGCGGCATCGAGGCCAGCCTGCGCCGCATCGCCCAGTACGATTACTGGTCGGACAAGGTGCGCCGCTCGGTGCTGGTCGACAGCAAGGCCGATATTCTGCTCTTCGGCAATGCCGAACGGGCGCTGGTGGAGCTGACCCATCGGCTGGCGCGGGGCGAGCCGATCGAGCAGATCACCGACCTGCGCGGCACCGCCTTTCTGCGCCGGCATGGCGCCCTGCCACCGGGCTGGAGCGAGATCGACTCCAGCCTGCTGGATGCACCGGGGCGCATCGAGCCGCCGGTTGATCCCTATGCGATGACGCCCGTCGGCGGCGAACCGGCCTGCGCCAGTGGCGAGCCGGCCACGGCACAGGTGATCCGCTTCGAGCCGGGCAAGCGGCGGCTCGACCGCGACCGCACCGTGGTGCGGCTGCCGGACTTCGAGGTGGTGAAGGAAGATGCCGTGCTCTACGCCCACGCTTCGCGCACGCTGCATCTGGAGTCGAACCCCGGCAATGCGCGGGCGCTGGTGCAGCGCCACGGGGACCGCGACCTGTGGCTCAATCCACCGCCGATTCCGCTCACCACCGCCGAGATGGACGGGGTGTTCGACCTGCCCTACGCGCGCGCGCCTCATCCGGCCTATGGCGATGCCCGCATCCCGGCCTGGGAGATGATCCGCTTCTCGGTCAACATCATGCGCGGCTGCTTCGGCGGCTGCACCTTCTGCTCGATCACCGAGCATGAGGGGCGGATCATCCAGAGCCGCTCGGAGGCGTCGATCCTGCACGAGATCGAGGAGATCCGCGACAAGACGCCCGGCTTCACCGGCGTGATCTCCGACCTCGGCGGCCCCACCGCCAACATGTACCGGTTGCAGTGCAAGGATCCGCAGATCGAGTCGAGCTGTCGCCGGCTCTCCTGCGTCCATCCGGGAATCTGCCCCAATCTCAATACCGACCATACCCCGCTGATCCAGCTCTACCGCAAGGCGCGCACGCTGCCCGGCATCAAGAAGGTGCTGGTCGCCTCGGGGCTGCGTTATGACCTGGCGGTGCGCAGCCCGGAGTATGTGCGCGAACTGGTGACCCACCATGTTGGCGGCTATCTGAAGATCGCGCCGGAGCACACCGAGCCGGGCCCACTGTCGGTGATGATGAAGCCGGGCATCGGCAGTTACGAGGCGTTCCGCGAGATGTTCGAGCGCTTCTCGCGCGAGGCGGGCAAGGAGCAGTATCTGATTCCCTACTTCATCGCCGCCCACCCCGGCACCACCGATGAAGACATGCTCAACCTGGCACTCTGGCTGAAACAGCACAACTTCCGCCTCGACCAGGTACAGACCTTTCTGCCGACGCCGATGGCGCTGGCCACCGCCATGTACCGCAGCGGCCGCAACCCACTCAAGAGCTTGAAGCGTGACGAGCGGCTCAGAATCCCCAAGGGCGAGCGCACCCGCCGGCTGCACAAGGCTTTTTTGCGCTATCACGATGCCGAAAACTGGCCACTGCTGCGCGAAGCGCTGCGCCGCATGGGCCGCGGCGACCTGATCGGCAATGGCCGGCACCATCTGGTGCCAAGCTGGCAACCGGCCGGCACCGGCCAGACCCCCGAAGGGGCGCGCGCGCCGCGCCGTCCGGCCAGCGGGCCAAGCCGAAGCCCCGCCGGGCGTGGCGCCGGCAGAACCCTCCCGAAACGCAAAGGCCGCGGGTGA
- a CDS encoding NUDIX hydrolase: protein MKQPNGKVATPIPAATVVPLRDGDDGVEILLLRRNARLDFVGGAWVFPGGRLDEEDYAQAPGRDELIAARHAAVREAHEESGLTLALDQLVCLSHWTTPGSSPKRFATWFFLAPLSQPQQVVIDGSEIHEHRWYRPQAALDAYLRDEIFIIMPTYHTIEALIGFADCAELLTRYRNAAPTIVPPEHGKIMPLPTGRRH, encoded by the coding sequence ATGAAACAACCGAACGGCAAGGTGGCAACGCCAATTCCAGCCGCCACCGTGGTGCCGCTGCGCGATGGCGATGACGGGGTGGAGATTCTGCTGCTGCGGCGCAATGCCCGGCTCGACTTCGTCGGTGGTGCCTGGGTCTTTCCCGGCGGACGCCTCGATGAAGAGGACTACGCCCAGGCGCCCGGCCGCGACGAGTTGATCGCCGCCCGCCATGCGGCAGTGCGCGAAGCCCACGAGGAGAGTGGACTCACGCTCGCGCTCGACCAACTGGTCTGCCTGTCGCACTGGACCACGCCGGGCTCGAGTCCCAAGCGCTTCGCCACCTGGTTCTTTCTGGCGCCGCTGTCACAGCCGCAGCAGGTGGTGATCGATGGCTCCGAGATCCATGAACATCGCTGGTACCGGCCACAGGCGGCGCTCGATGCCTACCTGCGCGATGAGATCTTCATCATCATGCCCACCTACCACACCATCGAGGCGCTGATCGGCTTTGCCGACTGCGCCGAACTGCTGACCCGCTACCGGAACGCAGCACCCACCATCGTGCCGCCCGAGCATGGCAAGATCATGCCGTTGCCGACCGGCAGGCGCCATTGA